The Vanacampus margaritifer isolate UIUO_Vmar chromosome 20, RoL_Vmar_1.0, whole genome shotgun sequence genome contains the following window.
CATCATCAAATGTCAACAGTTTTGAACGCGGCGGTTGGTTCAGTAGTAATGGAGCCTCACAATGGACTGATGATAGTCCGTTGCAGGTTCAATTCCTGGTCCAGATGGCATGTTTTGTGCAGGTCATTCTTTATTCCTTTCTAATACTTTCTGTCAAAGCTTAAAATGCCCTGtcgccccaaaaaaacaacaaaaaaaacaaaacaaagaacaaacTGTCTTTGAAATGTAGCCTACaagtttttgattaaatgtgatgGTATAGTACTGTGGGtttcatcaaagcatttaagtcatgttgaGAAATGATCTGTTtcaaaggaaaaatgaaaaacaaaccaagcaacaaaaagctcatttgtacttTATACTTATTTTGATGGTGTgggggttattcagttttttgtttcccATAATATTATTTCCCTCTCTTATTGCatccattacaattacagtaaatgccgattgccagttgtgtaaattaggtATTAGGTAATAGTTAATTCCCTTACTGGGGAGCTGGCAACACTGCtctactgtttgattgtaatattttacaattggccaccagatgtcgctgtaTGGAACTTTTTCGAATGTTCCAAAAGatcgattatttttgtgaatcaatTGTTCCAAGTGATTtgatcgtttcaatgttccatttctgccatccctacAAAGCGGGGAGGAGAACCAGGAGCAGATCATGATTGAAAAAGTATTTAGAGTATGTATTACTGAAAAATTAAGTTGGTAAATGATTCAACACAAGATGCAGCAGCGACCATCAAGATTCTGCTTATTTTCCACCATCCTGCCATTGTCATCCGACTGACACTTCGCCGCCAGTGCTGCTCACGACCCGGACATCGCTCTCGCCCTAGTCATGGTGGGTCTCCTCAACTCCAAAACCATCAAGTTGTATCTCTCACCGTCGTGGCTGAATCACTGCCATTTGCCGCCCGGACTGTTGGCTAACAATTTGACCAAACACTGCTGACTGTCAACTTTGGtcatgtgtgccctgcaattggctggcaaccagttgagggtgtaccccgcctactgcccgaagccagctgggataggctccagcacccccgcgaccctagtgaggaaaagcggtaaagaaaatggatggatggatggatgctgacTGTCAACTTTGGTCTGCTCAACATTCGGCATGAGTAAAAAACATCTCAACCCGGGACTCCTCATTCACCGTAAAACTGATTTTCTCTGTTCAAGCGAAATTTGGAAACAATCAAATGACTTTTCTCCACTGGAAGAAACAACTTCTTCTCCCAATGTTTACATCTGCAATCGGTGAGTCGTCTTCTTCGTGTATTTTTATGACGgttagcaaaatatgtttatgtgCCCTACAGTCAACTACTGGAATGGAGTGCATTGAGTAGCCTATGCCAACTAACCAGCGTTCGACCAGcatgcatttaataaaatgataaaCATTTCACATTAATCGTAGtaactgcaaaaatatatttgtttatttatttgcacttttctcaaaacaaaatgtaaaatggttggttgtataaatgtttttgtaattaaacgTGCTGTAAAATGTATTCCTAAATAATTGTGagtcttttaaaaaatagtcaTAGTTACTGCCAGATATATATTAATTCAGGTACCTGTGGTTTTAATGGACATTTAATCAATAACgtgtaatttaataaaacaaaataactgtTGGTGTATTTTTTCAGTCGTCCACCAGATGCTGCTGTTTCGCAACAAATGAACCCCAACGTGCTTTACTGCTTCTCATTTTTACGTCAGGAATTACTTGTTAATTTAAGCGTTGGCATGCTGAGTAGTTTTATTGATGTTAAAGGTAAAAGCTAAGAAAATTAATCTGCATCTGATTTATTGAAGATGAGCTACTCTCAAATCTATTCACCAGTTTTTCACACTTTCAAATGCAATGGATTATCCATTAATTTCAAACCcacaatttgttttctttttcagccGAGTATGCCAAGATGATGGGCAAAAGTCATAATAGGTGTCTGATCAAAGAACATTTCCAAGGATGACGtctacttttctgccttttggtGAGTCTTCAAATCTTTCTGTATCTCTTACACCCTGCTGATGATGAAAATCCTGCCTCGGGCTGTGTTTCAATAGTCATACAATGTGAAGACTAAATGTTAaacatgttaaatgtttttgttctaaGATGTTAATTAGAATGGGCTACTAGTAACCTGAAGAGTTAGGTGTATCTTCTAAACTCGGCAGATTCTATGATATGTATCACATAACTTTGGGTGTCATACTTTTGTTTAATGATTCATCTATTACATAAATTCTTAATACAGTAATTCACTTCAGTACCAGAAGCCTGTATGCAAACTTCCATcatataaagatttttttttttaatagttttttttggggggggggcattccacatttatttatttatttattgaatttggttatttttgctGTGGCATAGGGAGAGCCTGACATAGACTGGCATGTCGATCAACCAATAGGCGAAtggttcaaaacaaaacacacttagtaCCGCCCTCTCATTTAGATAATATTTCCTTatgcatttcatgctgacattgcctacagcatgaaataaatatgagagcagagtggttttattaattaattgatatttgattctatttatatatttatttttgtacttatttccacatttatttttatgtttgtactagcttgtttttatttttgtatttatttttacgtctgtgtatatataaatatatttctttatatttgtaCTTGGGGGCGGCACGGTTGCTGACTAGTTAGCACgttcgcctcccagtgcagaggatgtgagatcgagtccgggcttcggccttcctgggtggagtttgcatgttctccccgtgcttgcgtgggtttcctccgggtactccggtttcctcccacattccaaatacatgcatggcaggttaattgaacactccaaattgtctatAGTTGTGAGTGTGATCAATCCTTTTGGTGCGTCAGCTCACCAGTTGCCATGAAGCATTTTGAGATGCCATATTCAGTTTTCCATGCTGCAGAACACTTCCTCGTCCTCTATCAGGACTCAGAGGGTCAAGTATTGATGACATTTGTGCAGATGGAGCAGCAGAAGCAGTTTTTCCTCATCAGCTTAGCAGTTTATGTGACAACCTGCAAAGTCAACAAGTACTTCAGAAAAGGTTACTGAACATTTACTACTTGACATCAATTGAATTGACTTTTCTTTATTAAACCACATATGTCCGCATTCTGAGCAGACCAATAGAATTTAGTGTTAGAGTGAGCAGTCACGTAAAGCAGTTCTGTAGGTAATATATCCCTTTTTTAGTGGGTTTCACGCTCACCTTGAAAAAACTGTTTATTCTTCAAAGTTGCCGCTAGGtccaaacaacacatttttatcaACTTTTCATCTGTGGTTGATCAATTTTAATCCAATTTAGTAAGATTACTTTTTTACATTGAAGGCTATATTTTAGGAATTACAAAAAAggaaattctaaaaaaaaaaagaaagaaaaaaacatcagcaCTGTTAGACTGTCGCCCACTCGTTGTCGACGGAGTGGAAGGTGCCATCACAGCACTCATGCAAGGTGCAAATGGCGATTCATAAGGCGACGGCCGACGTACCATACGAGGCCCTCCTCACCCGCACGTACCACAACGGCAAGACCAAGAGGACGACCATATCGGGCACCTTCAACGGCGTCATCTTTGTAGATGTGGGAGCTGTGATGGAGTGCCTGCACATAATgaccgtgatgtcatcttcttgGGAGGCAAGGACGCACCATcacattgttttctttaaataaagtgAGCCTGTGGACGTCCAGTTCCTTTGTTGCTCTCCAGTTTTTGCTCTCCAGTTTTTGCTGTCCAGCTGCGCCGTCCATGGCCGATAAGCCACCGCGCGTTACAGTATGAAATCCaaatatggatggatgttttatcAAGCACACcacatataaacaaaataacCATTACAGCAAATCTCTTATTTTATACAGGTGTTTCAAGTTCACcacttttttcaacatttcaaatattgaCTTCTCAATCCAACACACTTGTTTGTAATGAAAATACATCTTTTTATAGTATTAACACACTAATATTTCTTATAAGTGTAAATCAGCGACTTAAATGTCTTGTTTCTACGCTACTTGATTCCTTTAATTAACTTTTCTGTCATCAATACAGGTCACGAAATGACCCATATAACAAGATTCAATATTATACTGTATCGTAACAGAAAACACTATGACATTCTAAACAATTCTTATTCATTAAACAATTCTATAGATTAAATCCCACTTATAAGTTCTAAAACTGCCAATGGCTTTCTAGAACATTCAAGAGTGTACAGTAGTGTCCAACTGAAGAAagataaagacaaaatacaacTTTGCTATCAAGACATACATAGGAAACTCTTTTTCGACCGTTTGTATCTGGGACCTCATTCTTTTGGTCACAAGCTGTAGGTTGTAAACAAATAAACGAGCTGCCTCAGGCCAAAAAGTAAATATGTCTTAAGACATTAATGTTCTCATAAGTAATTGGCACCAATCAAAATAGCTTTGTAATTACTTACAGATGCCACACGATGACAGcaaagcacttttttccccTATGAGACAAGGCTATGTATTAACTAAATCAAGCACCTTCATTGGCccaaagatgccacaaaatggcgccaAAGCGATATTGTTATATTAGACATGGCTTtcagctaatagaaatagttcaaatgatttttttacgtctatagccgtcaatggcagtgaatgatttaaatgtTCTTAGGACACAAAAACCTGTTTTTTGAGCATCCCATGCGCTGCTCTGTCACTTGAAGACACCAGTCTTCAAATGTTTGTCTTAAAACGTCTTGATGTACCAAAATCTCTTGAGACATCTTTAGTTTGGTTATTACGTAATTTTAGGACATCTTAAGAAGACATGTTGATGGCTGGGTTtcatacatgtataaatgatatgcttaatgatgtttacaggaggacaaaattatgtttttcattaaagaattataactaattcaacaaaagatgcctctgccaaatctaatattgggatctaaggaactgagcgataaaagaaaaatggggtCTTCAAATCAGCACATATtgtccacttgttaaaaaaattgtgagcaTCCGCCACAAACTCCTCCACCCCCGCCTACCTTCTAaatgatcttaaaaaaaaaaactatcgaCAATTCCTAAATAGCTTTTTAGAAAATGATGCAATACATAATCAAGAAATGCTGATTCTATCATTTATAAAGTATTAAAATGCAATCATTGATCACATTATAGATGAGCTTATTAACGATGGGTAACACATTTATGATTGATGatgatttatgatttattaaatacatactAATGATTATGTCAGAAACATGCTTTATAAATGATTAACTCACTATTAACCTAATGCTTAACTGATGCTTAGGACAGTACTCATAAAGTGAGagttactgtatttacaaaGAAGTAATGCGTTAGTAAGGTTAGAgtattagttattgtaaaaaagtaactaagttacagtAATGCGTTACTAGTAACTAGTTACTGACCAACActgttaaagttttttttccattggtttggctcatttcttgaaactgagatgacattttcaaaactgcaagctcatttggccaaacagattTGCATTTGTGCACAATCATTttattagcaaaagcacatatctatcccaaaactggtcccacatgcttcactccaaattcctttcccaaacaaagagtcggcACTGTCACAAatgcaaagatccttctcaattgctttggctcaaCACCATGGATACGATACGATAAGATATacttttatcatcatcattttatgatcatctgcaaaagctcatatctctcccaaaacagcttacctatgtgtcaaaatcaaatatCTATGccatacaagtagtcagtgaCCCCAAAATGCATCATCCCTTCACACTTTTATAAATGTGGGGGGGTAAGGATACTTAGtatctaaaacaaaaaaaacactgtctGTCTATCTTACAATAAAATGCTCCCTGGAAATATAAATGtcccacatttatttatttcttgttttattcattcatttattttttgcaagtgtttttcattaacttttattgtattctatCTTTTTTAATATAGTGACTGTGCTGTGAAAGACCTTTTTAATTCCTGTATGTTTAGAgcatattttaacaataaaactgAGATTCTAATTTCAGCAATGGTTCATGTGACTAATTCAACTTTTACAAACAATACAGACAATATACCAAATACAACAGAGTAGCTAATGTttcattgcttaaaaaaaagtttttaattttctaaaCGCATCATAGGCAGGATATTATTCTTTATTCTTCAACAGGTAATACAGAGTCACAAAGTGTGGGACAAGCACCCCAAGTGGTATGTGGACTCCCTCTAGTTGCATACAAAAAGCATCCTTGCCCAAGCATGCTGTGGTTCACTTGTATTTCTTATCTTCTATAATTTGCATTTAACATTTGCTCAgtctgttttaaaacatttatttatgtgcagtttgtattttattacttGAATCACCCACTACAGTTTTTAATTTAAGCACAGTAATAATATACATAATATAGAAAAGCAAGAAAactttgcatgaaaaaaaagttcaaagtcAAAGTTAGATCGAACATTAAAATGGATTGTGAAGTCTCCACACTTCCACAAATGCAGAAGTAGAAATGTCCCTGCCACTGAAGGCCTTAACTTCATTTCTCATCTTGGGGATGCGCAGGATGCATCCCTGGGCAGCTTTAAGGGGATTTGTCCAGACACAATCAGTGAACAGTGTTGTTCTAGAATAGACGCTTTCCCATTCATATGGTTTCGCCATTCTTCGCAGGCGTAGTTCACTAATCCAGGCCAAACCTATTAGGCGACACTCCAGCACACAGGAAGAGATAGATTGACAGTTTGTATTTAAATCATTGAGCACTTCACTACGTATGCAAATTGCTTCAAAACATTGTGCATAGGGAACGAATGTGGGGGTTGCCTGCACATGTTTGACTTCAATGTTACACAAAATCAACACAGAATCAAATTTTGTGGGAGTTCTAAATGACTGTGTTTATTATGACGCTCCATAATATACTGAGTTGaaaccactagagggagacaCACTTTTTTGTGTCTGCAAGGATTCAGAGAAACAAATCTCCAGCAAGTTGCAGCAGGTGAAAAAAGTTAagtaatcaacaacaacaacaaaaacaagaaggtcGGTAACGTTCAAAAGCAGCAGAATCACGTGGTAAGACCTATTGTTATTTGATGAAATTGAACACaagcaaattaaaattaaaaataaataaaagtagcgGCATGTGTacaaagtaaatatttgtacCTCAAGTTTTTGAGAACTGTACAGCAGGGTAAATAATGAAtagtagggtgaccatattcccatcccccccccccccccccccccccccaaaaaaaaagataacactttccccggccttgaaattgtggtaccagtcgcagttatacagtgtacttcacctcctattagtcacgcaatgctaaccggacattttcattaatttataaaaccccCGGACGCCagaacaggacgtaagaaaatgttttttcctcccTACAATATAGTATATACCCAAAATATGAGCCGAAAATTGGGATATTTAACTGCACGTTTAAATAAAGTAACTGCTCGCCAGAAAAGGTAAATATTTACTATACGAGGGACATAAGGTTGGGCCAATAAGAATATAAGTGCAACATGCCAAATGCTGGTGTTTTGCTAATACAGTAATAAAGTTGAGCCAACatgagaaaatgtttgaaaaaggaGCAAATacgttgttaaaaaaaaatactgtcatTTTATTGTTGGGTCTGTTTTGAATCAATCAAAAGCTACTTCCCATAATTGTTATATATTTCCAttagtattttcattttaaggGATTTAAAGTGACAGTTGATAGGATGTACAaatgtgtccatttttttacGTCCTGTTCGGGCGTAAAAACAACAATGGTACGTAGAGTCAATATTTGCTATTTGAGGGCTGCAATGTGGGGTCAGTATAAGAAatgtttggagaaaaaaaaggtgcaaatgtagtAATCAAAATATGCAATTTTAGGGATATAAGCAGGGCCAATTGAGTCAGCCAGTACTGTCTATTGAtaacctgtgtgtgcgtgtgtggtaatgtacagtataaagcCTATATGACGTGTAAcgataaatatttaaacagaTAGTCTGTTTACAAAAAATAGTGGATGTTTACTGTCTACTGTTTATTTTATACGTGCCAGTTAATAGGCCTACGTCTTTTTATAATAGACCTAATAAAAACTGACACAGACCACTCAACGTGTGAAGTAGCAAAGTAAATTATGATTTTGTTGATTCGAGGCTTTTCCAACGGAACATTTTGGGGTATTTTGGAAATACAAGATTGTTCTTGTCCAAGGTGTGAATGCCCTGCCCATCGACGACACTTCGCAGCTTGTCAGCCTAACAAAACCTACAAATGGTTTTGAATGGCCCCCGAAATCTACTCACATGCTAAacagcttgctttttttttttttttttgggatgtacTGTCGGTCGTCATCTTGCCAACGGGGTTTCTTCTAATCTAACTTGTTTTCACGGTCTTGCTGGGAAGCAAGAGTTGGCACATTAGCACTACGTCAATTGGAACAAAAGATGTGCATTCCCGAAACTCTCCATTTTCTGTGGTGAATGGCATCCTGCGAAGTACCCGAGAAGTCAAACTGTGAGTAACATGTTTGGAAACTAGAGCCTTGCAGTTATGCATGCAAGTTTTcgtttttaaattttgcatttatgTAATTTATCGAATGAGTGATCTGAGATTATTTTAACTGCAAATAATCTCATAATGCAATTGCTTTCAGGATTAATTTAGTACAATGTTGGTAATTACAGTAGTTTGCAAATGACAGATTCCTTTTGTAtattgcctgtaaaaaaaaaaatgttgattgcatGTAAGACTCAATTGAAATTACCACTTGTTAAACAGCTCTCTATTATCCTCCTTTTAGAGTGCATTCAGTATAACTTAATACTGGTTGTAGTTTATTGGTGATAATTAGATGGATAAATtccattttaattagtttttatgtttataattgTAATACCTGTATCTTCCCTGGCAAAACGCAACGGTCGTGCGTAAATCCTTTTCAAATACGCTCCATCTCCAGAACAAACTCTGCATCAATGCGTTAAAGTGGTAAACTGATATTATCATAAAGGTACTTTACAGGTTTACTATCGTATACACAAGTCCCTCCCCAGCCCCCCCGCGGCGATCAGTCATCCTGCTCTCAGATAACGCGTCATTCTCTTCTCGATTACGCAGCGGGATTTACATGAAACTGTTAATTGTTTGCTCTTCAAATAGCCAGCCTGGAGCCAGCAGTCTGCCACAAGTTAAGGACCGACTCTTTGACCGCCCACCCCCAACCAGCCCCCTTCTATCTCTCTACCTCTCCGTCCTCCTGTCCGAACGTGTTGGAACCATAAGCATGACAAAGCACTGGCCGGGCCACAATCTGATGGCACCACCCGCTTTCGCCCACCTCGCAGACCATCAGCTCGACTTGAGCTGGGATGTGCGGCAAAGTTGTCCGCCCGGCCACCCAGTCCGGCACTGGAGCAACCAGCAATCGGCTCAGATGGTTCTCCCCCAGCACCCGCCACCGAGCTTGGAAAAGCCCGCAGTAGCGCAACAGCAGGAGCACATGAGCGGCGCGTTCATGGACAAACTCGGAGCACCGCAGCCGTCGTATGGGAACGCTCACGATGCCGAGCCGAAACAAGAAGCTGCTCCGCGGGGTGCGCGGAGCGGTGACCGGGACACGACCAGCGCAAAAGGCGGCAAGAAGAAGAATTATCAGCGGTACCCCAAACCACCGTACTCGTACCTTGCCATGATTGCCATGGTGATTCAACGCTCTCCAGAGAAGAAGCTGACGTTATCTGAGGTAAACAAGAATATAAACATGCATGTGTCGGCTAATTGTCGCTTTGGGTGTATTTTACGCACAGACGTGTTTAACTTTAGCAGGTCAATGACTTAATGACACAACAAAAGTGGAACTTTCTTCAAGAAAATAACGTATCATTGTTGCCAATACTATAAATGTAGTGTCAATATTGGACAGAAAACAGCAACGCTTGTTGACACTTGAGTGACTGCCAGCCATGCCATTATTGGGTTTGCTGTGATAAGCTTGCACCGCAGTGAAACCAGATGCTGATATGTATCATGATTAGACACAGGACAGTACATGAGCCTCTACACAATTTATTAGTTTTGTTTATCAAGCATTATTGTCATATATCTTGCAGTGATTCATGTTTGTTGGTCTCGTTTCAGattctgaaggagatcagcacCCTTTTCCCATTCTTCAAGGGGAACTACAAAGGCTGGAGAGATTCTGTGCGACACAACCTGTCTTCATACGAATGCTTTGTTAAGGTTTGTATACTCATACTTTTGCAGTGAAAGAAGTTGAGTGTATACACCATTACCATTTATCATGAGTTATTTGAAGACCACCGTTTGAAATTGCAAACCGTTTAGTTGAATACTTCTTTCTAGGccaataaccaatatttggagctgatattccCTTTCGGTTGAAAATTCTAGCAAAAAGGCTCCCAGGGCCATCGGCATGTCTTAAACAGTTAAATGAAAACTGGAACAAGTGAATAGCGCCATATTCTTTTCTACAGTAAAAGTTTttccaaatttcaaaatatctggaatgttaatttcaaacaaaaactaacaaactttttCATGCAAAGGTGCGGAGAGTTTCCAGGGTCAGCGGTGTCTCTTTATAAAGTTAAGTGAAAATTGAAATAAGAAGTGGTAATTTTGCCATGACCGTCAACGCACTACTTAAGAGTTATTTTGCCATAAATTGCGCAagaactacaagtacaaattctACTCCAATAAATGTGTACCAGCTTGAGGTGTAGTGGTTAGAATACAGGTCAGCGTCAAGGGTTCAAATGACCtgtctgtgctttttttttaagctatgtTTAAAATTTCTTGCAGCTAGTTGGGAGTTATAAACGAGCCATTTTGTTTCACATGTTTGTTGAAGAATTGAACAGTTAAGCAGTCGGGACTGATGATACCCTAACGGCCACAGCTGTCTCTTTTCACAaagttttcaatttgttttgtcagtGAAAATATACCAGCCTACTATACGCTTAATTTACAAGGTAGTTGATTCATGACATTGAATCAGAATTACAGTTTGAGGAACTTTAAGCTTGTCTGTAGTGAATTTGTTGATGTGACTTTACAATGCTAACCGCTAAGCTAAGCGGTCACGTGGCAAAACAACGCTAACGGGAGGTGTCGGTCATGACAAAATAACTACTTCAATTTAAATAGTTTCCtcaatttaacacattttttaaattaatattttattggccaacagcttttttaaaaacatccaaTGCTAATATTGGTCAAAATGCTGAACATCAGTGTTGATTATCAGCTAGATTGATAAATGCTCTATCTCTACCCAAACTAAACTCTTTCTCAAAACTGACaatcaaaatgtataaatgagaCAACTGATCTATACAGAATCCTCAAACTTGCCAGATGctgtatatattgtttttaaagtggaaaaaaatatatacatggaGGGCTTCCATTAGCAAATTTCTACTTGTTGCGACAACACTGATGGTCTTGAAATCCTAAACCAGTTTGAAGCTTCTTCGTGTTCGTGGTTATTGTGAGTAAATGTGAAATAGTGGTTTGAATATTCATCATCCATTCCTCCTTGCACCCCCGCAGGTGTTAAAAGATCCCAGCAAGCCTCAGGGCAAAGGTAACTTCTGGGCCGTGGAGCTGAGCTGCGTTCCCATGGAGCTCTTAAAGAGGCAGAACACGGCCGTGTCCCGCCAGGATGAGACCATCTTCGCTCAGGATCTGGCCCCTTACATCCTGCAGGGTCACAAGCCAGAATCTGAGCCACCACTGCCGCCGCCCACTGACCCTGTGACAACCCTCCCCCCCATGCGGCCCAGGGATCTCTCCCCTCCCCAAGAGGACTTTTACCGACCCAAGCTGGACTCATCCTTCGCTATTGACTCTTTGCTCCACAGCCTTCGCCCCAATAGCGGTTCAGGGGTTGTCGACGTGGGCATGAGAGACTGTTGGGGCGAGACGGAGCGCCCCCAGTTATCGCCCTTGCCGCGTCCCCGCTACGCATCTTCTGCCCGTAGTGTTTCTGCCAGCTCTGCTAGCCCAGCTTCcacctcctcttcatcctctgaAGACGACTGGAAGGGGGTCTCCTTTCATGGGAAGCGTCTCCCACCTGATGGTCAAGCGGGTTCAAG
Protein-coding sequences here:
- the foxh1 gene encoding forkhead box protein H1, coding for MKLLIVCSSNSQPGASSLPQVKDRLFDRPPPTSPLLSLYLSVLLSERVGTISMTKHWPGHNLMAPPAFAHLADHQLDLSWDVRQSCPPGHPVRHWSNQQSAQMVLPQHPPPSLEKPAVAQQQEHMSGAFMDKLGAPQPSYGNAHDAEPKQEAAPRGARSGDRDTTSAKGGKKKNYQRYPKPPYSYLAMIAMVIQRSPEKKLTLSEILKEISTLFPFFKGNYKGWRDSVRHNLSSYECFVKVLKDPSKPQGKGNFWAVELSCVPMELLKRQNTAVSRQDETIFAQDLAPYILQGHKPESEPPLPPPTDPVTTLPPMRPRDLSPPQEDFYRPKLDSSFAIDSLLHSLRPNSGSGVVDVGMRDCWGETERPQLSPLPRPRYASSARSVSASSASPASTSSSSSEDDWKGVSFHGKRLPPDGQAGSSGYEEYKPPLHKSARRDAIAAPWELPTSYAKYAPPNAVAPPSMRFNSGSLMPLHGGLPFYSYGSSHVAPSHFLSHTYWPIFPSGRVSVQPPPLVMDLDHMLQSAPPNKSVFDALLPPNQNSHHQAASQYTLQNASSLNRYSQY